The Neochlamydia sp. S13 genome has a segment encoding these proteins:
- a CDS encoding VWA domain-containing protein produces the protein MACHCLANDSSKEGSMNFQGLYYTFPQASYLLFFIVLFFLLFWRLYCHRLKIFAHYTSKDKLPYVLMAQSKLSWGLKVAAVCGAWMFLCLALMQPKGHPHYSQEAIEHLQQTHDVKRMQPHEVVFLIDASASMSLLDGRLGESRLENAKNIADQVISRLQGQSASLYGFTSEVTKLSPPSMDYLFMRLMLHHLTINEGDVSGTDLKDMLRYLHEHYLTSSTSSIKTIIIISDGGDNRLEELEGRARLNYIKELEALLGSLPKTHIHTIGVGTLEGLEIPHVMNKNQRIISHLNEDILKALSEKGEGRYYAGYAFPATAIAEDLAAQISKVDTFSLSDARQALNVEEDLKYDSYYQLPLSLAILLLAFYLLWPDTTLSSSSSFRLNKFSALLFICFFFLSKLTAMENLQESMQRGADYFSAKNYVEAANIYQKMLAEDLSAWEKSVVTYNLGTALAAQGKQEEAIEILQALSRDKTSAPLLRYRVLRNLALANFYQGERLSQVSQTFSSPLQDSYFKALYFFKRFLEKIPLVQEAECQLLKVSGQDACQKVYPLGRAATLSKMVMVDIREKARENLMVQAAPPQSLPWLATGLQLLKQDLNFLLENPLTASLENKYRDLFNRHVMSWLPLWKALTIQLQRDKNFFLLERAAKHFNKIAPLISKSDFTAAEASLEIAMEGLEHFMHLLFAQDSFQENIASLLNDFSLAALQDPLEFNTLLFLKQKLDRIALPSEHERLKAGMEAIENNLQASFDQLQLLQDLKAQLYFNESFQQLRRVLLILHADIHVRPDLVLEAAIGEQRHALAQARLLARLQESQAQTTREADLFILSSQEYLLTFSSYFHQAAYAQQLAKFNARASAAGREERCQFSPWNEVFPLFQQGNRLAKKIVDLVQASSLDLPRLVKAQEKVLDIWQEALTKMKEPNKTGKCFMESTLQTSSLQLFQSSFEEMARLIQQMNTQDQPLPSQPALIKEGLKPW, from the coding sequence ATGGCTTGCCATTGTCTTGCAAACGACTCTTCTAAAGAAGGTTCCATGAACTTTCAGGGGCTTTATTATACTTTTCCCCAAGCAAGCTATTTACTATTTTTTATTGTCCTATTTTTCTTATTATTTTGGAGGCTTTATTGCCACCGTCTAAAAATCTTTGCTCATTATACGAGTAAAGACAAACTGCCCTATGTATTAATGGCCCAGTCTAAGCTTAGCTGGGGCTTAAAGGTAGCGGCAGTATGTGGAGCTTGGATGTTCCTTTGCTTAGCTTTAATGCAGCCTAAAGGCCATCCCCATTATTCTCAAGAGGCGATAGAACACCTTCAACAAACGCATGACGTTAAGCGTATGCAACCTCATGAAGTTGTTTTTTTGATCGACGCTTCTGCGTCGATGAGCCTATTAGATGGACGACTAGGCGAAAGTCGTTTAGAGAATGCTAAGAATATTGCTGATCAGGTAATAAGCCGCCTACAAGGGCAGTCAGCATCGCTTTATGGGTTTACTTCAGAGGTGACCAAGCTATCTCCGCCTTCTATGGATTACCTCTTTATGCGGCTCATGCTACATCATTTAACGATTAATGAAGGTGATGTAAGTGGAACTGATCTAAAAGATATGCTTCGCTATCTGCATGAACATTATCTAACATCTTCAACCTCTTCTATCAAAACTATTATTATCATTTCTGATGGTGGCGATAATCGCCTGGAAGAGTTAGAGGGAAGAGCTCGTCTAAATTATATCAAGGAGCTAGAGGCTTTATTAGGTTCTCTGCCAAAAACACATATTCATACGATTGGTGTAGGCACATTGGAAGGTCTAGAAATTCCTCATGTAATGAATAAAAACCAAAGAATCATTTCCCATCTAAACGAAGATATTTTGAAAGCTTTAAGTGAAAAAGGGGAGGGACGCTATTACGCAGGCTATGCTTTTCCTGCTACTGCTATCGCAGAGGATCTTGCTGCTCAAATTTCTAAAGTGGATACTTTTTCTCTTAGTGATGCAAGGCAAGCCTTAAATGTTGAAGAAGATTTAAAGTATGATTCCTATTACCAGCTTCCTTTAAGTTTAGCTATCCTCTTGTTGGCTTTTTACCTATTATGGCCCGATACTACTCTTTCTTCATCTTCTTCTTTTCGTTTAAATAAATTTTCAGCCCTCTTATTCATCTGCTTTTTTTTCTTAAGCAAACTTACTGCTATGGAAAATCTGCAGGAGTCGATGCAACGGGGAGCCGATTATTTTTCAGCTAAAAATTATGTTGAAGCAGCCAATATCTATCAGAAAATGCTAGCAGAAGATCTATCTGCATGGGAAAAAAGTGTGGTGACCTATAATTTAGGGACTGCTTTGGCGGCACAAGGAAAGCAAGAGGAAGCTATCGAGATATTGCAGGCTTTATCGAGGGACAAGACTAGCGCGCCTTTATTAAGGTATCGCGTCCTTAGAAATCTTGCTCTTGCTAACTTCTATCAGGGGGAGAGGTTAAGCCAAGTTTCGCAGACTTTTTCGTCACCTCTTCAAGATTCTTATTTTAAAGCGCTTTACTTTTTTAAACGTTTTCTAGAAAAAATTCCTTTAGTTCAAGAAGCTGAATGTCAACTATTAAAAGTTAGCGGGCAAGATGCGTGTCAAAAGGTTTATCCTTTAGGCCGAGCAGCTACTCTTTCCAAAATGGTTATGGTAGACATACGCGAAAAAGCTAGAGAGAATCTTATGGTGCAGGCAGCACCCCCACAAAGTCTTCCTTGGTTAGCAACAGGATTGCAGCTGCTCAAGCAAGATCTTAATTTTTTGTTGGAAAACCCTCTGACAGCTTCTTTAGAAAATAAATATCGAGATCTTTTTAACAGGCATGTAATGAGTTGGCTTCCGCTATGGAAAGCACTTACCATTCAACTACAGAGAGATAAAAATTTTTTCTTATTGGAAAGAGCTGCCAAACATTTTAATAAGATAGCTCCCTTAATTTCAAAGAGCGATTTTACTGCCGCTGAAGCTAGCCTAGAAATAGCAATGGAGGGGCTAGAGCATTTTATGCATCTTCTTTTTGCGCAAGATTCTTTTCAAGAGAATATAGCCAGTCTTTTAAATGATTTTTCACTAGCCGCTTTACAAGATCCTTTAGAATTTAATACGCTGCTTTTCTTAAAGCAAAAACTGGATAGGATTGCCTTGCCCTCAGAACATGAGAGGCTTAAAGCTGGTATGGAGGCGATCGAAAATAATTTACAGGCTAGTTTTGACCAGCTTCAACTTTTGCAAGATTTAAAAGCTCAATTGTATTTTAATGAATCTTTTCAGCAGTTAAGGCGTGTGCTTTTAATTCTTCATGCAGATATTCATGTTCGTCCAGATCTAGTCCTTGAAGCTGCTATAGGCGAACAGAGGCATGCATTAGCTCAGGCAAGACTTCTCGCTCGTTTGCAAGAAAGCCAAGCTCAAACTACGCGTGAGGCAGATTTATTTATTCTTTCCTCCCAGGAATATTTGCTAACATTTTCCTCCTATTTTCATCAAGCTGCCTATGCCCAGCAACTTGCAAAGTTTAATGCCAGAGCTTCCGCAGCGGGGAGGGAAGAACGTTGTCAATTTTCTCCCTGGAACGAAGTGTTTCCTTTATTTCAGCAAGGAAATAGGCTGGCTAAAAAAATCGTAGACCTTGTTCAAGCTTCGTCGTTAGATTTACCTAGGCTTGTGAAGGCTCAGGAAAAAGTGTTGGATATCTGGCAAGAGGCCCTCACAAAGATGAAAGAACCTAATAAAACAGGTAAGTGCTTTATGGAAT